From the Musa acuminata AAA Group cultivar baxijiao chromosome BXJ1-2, Cavendish_Baxijiao_AAA, whole genome shotgun sequence genome, one window contains:
- the LOC103972742 gene encoding uncharacterized protein LOC103972742 isoform X1, with product MKFLEYTPLDSINLFLDHLNLGESIIKGNLEAFSCKQTGTDRKLSFSLEQEILDYLEQSFDSDSHLPVEYLISRSSRKTLIYLVLTLSHMYPDYDFSSAVRSHLYFREEEWDNFKQIYDMYLFEAAREWATANGGSSFIDILTNAIDEVVKIKDCEIYSYNPDFDGDHPFLEKGAIWAFNFFFYNRKLKRVVSFRCCCFSKLAAEEFLGNDVLREEEEEEEEEEDLLDDMEI from the exons ATGAAGTTTCTGGAATACACTCCGCTGGACAG CATAAATCTTTTCCTTGATCATCTAAACCTTGGAGagagtatcatcaaaggcaacctTGAAGCCTTTTCGT GTAAGCAAACTGGGACAGACAGAAAGCTCTCTTTTAGCTTAGAGCAAGAG ATTCTTGATTATCTTGAACAATCTTTTGATAGCGATTCACATTTGCCAGTGGAGTACTTGATTAGTAGATCAAG TCGGAAGACACTAATATATTTGGTTCTTACGCTCAGTCACATGTATCCAGATTATGATTTCAG CAGTGCAGTGCGATCCCACCTGTATTTCAGAGAGGAAGAATGGGATAATTTCAAGCAAATATATGACATGTACTTGTTCGAAGCAGCTAGA GAGTGGGCTACTGCAAACGGGGGTAGTTCCTTTATAGACATCTTGACAAAtgccattgatgag gTTGTGAAAATAAAGGACTGTGAAATCTACAGCTACAATCCAGATTTTGATGGAGACCACCCATTTTTGGAGAAAGGAGCAAT ATGGGCGTTCAACTTTTTCTTCTACAATAGGAAGCTGAAGCGTGTTGTCAGCTTCCGATGCTGTTGTTTCAG CAAACTCGCTGCGGAGGAGTTTCTAGGTAATGATGTgttgagagaggaagaggaagaggaagaggaagaggaagatttGCTGGACGACATGGAGATATGA
- the LOC103972742 gene encoding uncharacterized protein LOC103972742 isoform X2 has translation MKFLEYTPLDSINLFLDHLNLGESIIKGNLEAFSCKQTGTDRKLSFSLEQEILDYLEQSFDSDSHLPVEYLISRSSRKTLIYLVLTLSHMYPDYDFSAVRSHLYFREEEWDNFKQIYDMYLFEAAREWATANGGSSFIDILTNAIDEVVKIKDCEIYSYNPDFDGDHPFLEKGAIWAFNFFFYNRKLKRVVSFRCCCFSKLAAEEFLGNDVLREEEEEEEEEEDLLDDMEI, from the exons ATGAAGTTTCTGGAATACACTCCGCTGGACAG CATAAATCTTTTCCTTGATCATCTAAACCTTGGAGagagtatcatcaaaggcaacctTGAAGCCTTTTCGT GTAAGCAAACTGGGACAGACAGAAAGCTCTCTTTTAGCTTAGAGCAAGAG ATTCTTGATTATCTTGAACAATCTTTTGATAGCGATTCACATTTGCCAGTGGAGTACTTGATTAGTAGATCAAG TCGGAAGACACTAATATATTTGGTTCTTACGCTCAGTCACATGTATCCAGATTATGATTTCAG TGCAGTGCGATCCCACCTGTATTTCAGAGAGGAAGAATGGGATAATTTCAAGCAAATATATGACATGTACTTGTTCGAAGCAGCTAGA GAGTGGGCTACTGCAAACGGGGGTAGTTCCTTTATAGACATCTTGACAAAtgccattgatgag gTTGTGAAAATAAAGGACTGTGAAATCTACAGCTACAATCCAGATTTTGATGGAGACCACCCATTTTTGGAGAAAGGAGCAAT ATGGGCGTTCAACTTTTTCTTCTACAATAGGAAGCTGAAGCGTGTTGTCAGCTTCCGATGCTGTTGTTTCAG CAAACTCGCTGCGGAGGAGTTTCTAGGTAATGATGTgttgagagaggaagaggaagaggaagaggaagaggaagatttGCTGGACGACATGGAGATATGA